From the Butyrivibrio fibrisolvens genome, one window contains:
- a CDS encoding HAD hydrolase-like protein translates to MLKYVLFDLDGTLTDSGLGITKAAQYALKDQGIDEPDLSKLGFFVGPPLNVTFMERYGMDEQHMLNAVAKFREYYNPIGVFENKPYEGVEEMLKACHEAGLKIAIASSKPEVMVYKVLNHFKLTSYFDVIVGSELDGRRTDKNEVVEEALRKLMANADETAMVGDRCYDMVGAVNHDLMALGVTYGYGTYLELKNAGADKTFDTVEDLKNYLLAACGALKKCC, encoded by the coding sequence ATGCTGAAGTACGTACTATTTGATCTTGATGGCACATTAACAGATTCCGGTCTTGGCATTACCAAGGCTGCGCAGTATGCGCTTAAAGACCAGGGAATAGATGAACCCGATCTTTCTAAACTTGGGTTCTTCGTAGGACCTCCGCTCAATGTAACATTTATGGAGCGATATGGTATGGACGAGCAGCATATGCTTAATGCCGTAGCCAAGTTTCGAGAATATTATAATCCTATCGGGGTATTTGAAAATAAACCTTATGAAGGTGTTGAAGAAATGCTCAAAGCTTGTCACGAGGCAGGTCTTAAGATAGCTATCGCATCCAGTAAGCCTGAAGTTATGGTCTATAAGGTGCTCAATCACTTTAAGCTTACATCATATTTTGATGTTATCGTAGGAAGTGAGCTTGACGGTCGCCGTACTGACAAGAACGAAGTAGTAGAAGAGGCTCTTAGAAAGCTTATGGCCAATGCTGATGAGACAGCAATGGTTGGTGACAGATGCTATGACATGGTTGGAGCAGTCAATCATGACCTTATGGCTCTTGGCGTAACCTATGGCTACGGAACATATCTTGAATTAAAAAATGCCGGAGCAGACAAGACTTTTGATACTGTAGAAGATCTTAAGAATTACCTGCTGGCGGCATGTGGTGCACTTAAGAAGTGCTGCTGA
- the thiT gene encoding energy-coupled thiamine transporter ThiT, with protein sequence MSLFFNAVTSDGETTYSFTTAGYAALIIVLIAAVVAACFFKNTKDQHKFSTRQLVVSGMCIALAFVLSNVKIFKMPQGGSITLLSMFFVCFVGYLYGLRSGLMAGLAYGLLQMIVDPYIISFPQMLFDYIFSFTALGLSGLTSTRKYGLYSGYLIGIVGRMVFAVLSGVIFFGMYAPEGQNVWVYSFGYNGLYIITEAAITIVVLLIPAVRKGLNQIRVAANEADSKRIAVNKLAS encoded by the coding sequence ATGTCATTATTCTTCAATGCTGTCACAAGTGATGGCGAAACCACTTATTCATTCACTACCGCAGGCTACGCAGCCCTTATTATCGTGCTGATCGCTGCAGTTGTAGCCGCATGTTTTTTTAAGAACACCAAAGACCAGCACAAATTCAGCACACGCCAGCTTGTAGTATCAGGCATGTGCATAGCACTTGCATTTGTACTTTCTAATGTCAAGATTTTCAAAATGCCACAGGGTGGATCTATAACCCTTCTATCCATGTTTTTTGTATGCTTTGTTGGATATCTGTATGGTCTTAGAAGCGGACTTATGGCAGGACTTGCATACGGTCTTCTGCAGATGATCGTAGACCCTTATATCATAAGCTTCCCTCAGATGCTGTTCGACTATATATTCTCATTCACAGCGCTGGGACTTTCAGGTCTTACAAGCACCAGAAAATACGGATTGTATTCCGGATATTTAATAGGTATAGTAGGCCGTATGGTATTTGCAGTTCTGTCAGGTGTTATCTTCTTCGGAATGTATGCTCCTGAAGGTCAGAATGTATGGGTATATTCATTTGGATATAACGGACTGTATATCATCACAGAAGCAGCTATCACTATCGTAGTGCTCCTCATCCCTGCTGTCAGAAAGGGACTTAATCAGATCAGAGTTGCTGCCAACGAAGCTGATTCCAAGAGAATCGCTGTAAATAAGCTGGCTTCATAA
- the hflX gene encoding GTPase HflX yields MIDIIKEEKKPVVILVGLNTDRDEDVFASSMQELRGLSEAAGMKVCAVVTQNAESPVQATFVGSGKVDEIKARIEYDDADAVIFNQTLSPMQIRNLEKILDREIIDRTALILLIFADRARTREARLQVEVARLQYLLPRLSHMRKGLTRQGGASGSKSSKGAGEKQLELDKRRIEHRLAELRRELEAVSKERSTQRNRRLSSSVPKVALVGYTNAGKSTIMNHLLTDYADGNTDDKKVLEQDMLFATLDTTVRKISPAGHRSFLLSDTVGFIDDLPTTLVKAFRSTLEEIKYADILLEVIDFSDPDYNRHMEVTDKTLSEIGAGDIPKIYVFNKSDIADEQGSTMVQLPYVRDHRIYMAAKKDIGTEELLSLIDKVLLEGSQECELIIPYSQGAVVAAILDGSEVLTTEYLPEGTKIRAKLKKQDINKYAEYISSTS; encoded by the coding sequence ATGATAGATATCATAAAAGAAGAAAAGAAACCGGTCGTAATACTGGTCGGACTTAATACAGATCGCGATGAAGACGTCTTTGCAAGTTCCATGCAGGAACTCAGAGGTCTATCTGAAGCGGCAGGAATGAAGGTCTGCGCTGTTGTGACTCAGAATGCTGAGTCACCTGTGCAGGCCACTTTTGTTGGAAGCGGCAAGGTTGACGAGATAAAAGCAAGGATCGAATATGACGATGCTGATGCTGTTATCTTCAATCAGACACTGTCACCTATGCAGATACGAAATCTTGAGAAGATCCTCGACAGAGAAATTATCGACAGGACAGCTCTTATCCTTTTAATATTTGCAGATAGAGCAAGAACAAGAGAAGCCAGACTCCAGGTAGAGGTTGCAAGACTTCAGTATCTCCTGCCAAGACTTTCCCATATGAGGAAAGGTCTTACAAGGCAAGGAGGAGCTTCCGGTTCTAAGTCAAGCAAAGGTGCCGGCGAGAAACAACTAGAGCTTGACAAGCGTCGTATCGAACACCGCCTTGCAGAACTTAGAAGAGAACTTGAAGCAGTAAGTAAGGAACGATCTACTCAGCGAAACAGACGACTATCATCTTCTGTTCCCAAGGTAGCACTTGTAGGATATACCAATGCCGGCAAATCAACCATCATGAATCATCTCCTTACAGACTATGCGGATGGTAATACTGATGACAAGAAGGTTCTGGAACAGGATATGCTCTTTGCTACCCTTGATACTACTGTAAGAAAGATATCTCCTGCAGGTCACAGGTCATTTCTTCTATCAGATACAGTAGGATTCATAGACGATCTTCCAACAACACTTGTCAAAGCTTTCAGATCAACTCTTGAAGAGATCAAATATGCTGATATTCTACTGGAAGTTATAGACTTCTCTGATCCTGACTATAACAGGCATATGGAAGTCACTGATAAGACACTGTCTGAGATTGGCGCCGGGGATATACCTAAAATATATGTCTTCAACAAATCAGATATAGCTGATGAACAGGGATCTACAATGGTTCAGCTTCCATATGTTCGTGATCACAGAATATATATGGCTGCAAAAAAGGATATCGGAACAGAAGAACTACTGTCCCTTATAGACAAAGTCCTTCTGGAAGGGAGTCAGGAATGCGAACTTATAATTCCATATTCTCAAGGAGCAGTTGTTGCTGCTATCCTCGATGGAAGTGAAGTCCTTACTACTGAATATCTTCCGGAAGGAACCAAAATAAGAGCTAAGCTCAAAAAACAGGATATAAACAAATACGCTGAATATATCAGCAGCACTTCTTAA